A region from the Aegilops tauschii subsp. strangulata cultivar AL8/78 chromosome 5, Aet v6.0, whole genome shotgun sequence genome encodes:
- the LOC109731876 gene encoding uncharacterized protein: MPNAIPAFFRASPAAASGSGAGAGPSLATSVYETRLGLAALSWSRAAFGLSLRAVLRVGALASSSSASDYGCYDDGPEFDEETTIAVRVRPWLFWRRRGTKRFHVHDRRIDLAWDLTRARFASPGSPEPSSGYFVAVVVDGEMAVVAGDMAEEAYRKTKAQRPTGPGHVLVSRREHVSMRDGGHGRGHKTCVKVRGKEREISLDLVSRGHGKDREMDKEKDKAEVGLSVSVDGERVLHIRRLRWKFRGSEKVDFGGGDRVQVSWDLHNWLFSAREPALTDAASVLAAASPPAHAVFVFRFELGDTGGGEERDTAEAKEKELLDKARRGGAGVLSGYLGRWGRGDWSETSSNGENRRKRGQARRLAKASSSSSASIASSSASWASSSTVMDWASPEEAELHRGDGFSLLVYAWKS, translated from the coding sequence aTGCCGAACGCGATCCCGGCCTTCTTCCGCGCCTCGCCGGCCGCGGCGTCGGGCTCCGGCGCCGGGGCGGGGCCCAGCCTCGCCACCTCCGTCTACGAGACCCGCCTCGGCCTGGCGGCGCTCTCCTGGTCGCGCGCCGCGTTCGGCCTCAGCCTCCGGGCCGTGCTCCGCGTCGGGGcgctcgcctcctcctcctcggcctccgACTACGGCTGCTACGACGACGGCCCGGAGTTCGACGAGGAGACCACCATCGCCGTGCGCGTCCGCCCCTGGCTCTTCTGGCGGCGCCGGGGGACCAAGCGGTTCCACGTGCACGACCGCCGGATCGACCTGGCGTGGGACCTCACGCGCGCGCGGTTCGCCTCCCCCGGCTCGCCCGAGCCGTCGTCCGGCTACTTCGTCGCCGTCGTGGTCGACGGCGAGATGGCGGTCGTGGCCGGGGACATGGCGGAGGAGGCGTACCGGAAGACCAAGGCCCAGCGGCCGACGGGCCCCGGCCACGTCCTCGTCTCCCGGCGCGAGCACGTGTCCATGCGCGACGGAGGGCATGGCCGTGGGCACAAGACCTGCGTCAAAGTCCGCGGCAAGGAGCGGGAGATCTCGCTGGATCTCGTCTCGCGCGGGCACGGCAAGGACAGGGAAATGGACAAGGAGAAGGACAAGGCCGAGGTCGGGCTGTCGGTCTCCGTGGACGGCGAGCGCGTCCTCCACATCCGCCGCCTGCGCTGGAAGTTCCGCGGCAGCGAGAAGGTTGACTTCGGCGGCGGCGACCGGGTCCAGGTCTCCTGGGACCTCCACAACTGGCTCTTCTCCGCGCGCGAGCCGGCCCTCACAGACGCCGCCTCCGTCCTCGCCGCGGCGTCCCCGCCCGCGCACGCCGTGTTCGTCTTCCGATTTGAGCTCGGCGacaccggcggcggcgaggagcgcGACACCGCAGAGGCCAAGGAGAAGGAGCTGCTCGACAAGGCCAGGAGAGGCGGCGCCGGCGTCTTGTCAGGCTACCTAGGGCGATGGGGCAGAGGGGACTGGAGCGAGACCAGCAGCAATGGGGAGAACCGGAGGAAGAGGGGGCAGGCGCGGAGGCTGGCCAAGGCAAGCTCGTCGTCGTCAGCATCAATCGCATCTTCCTCGGCCTCGTGGGCGAGCAGCTCGACGGTCATGGACTGGGCCAGCCCCGAGGAGGCCGAGCTGCACCGCGGCGACggcttctcgctcctcgtctaCGCCTGGAAGAGCTAG
- the LOC109731875 gene encoding Golgi SNAP receptor complex member 1-1: MEASSWDALRKQARRLEAQLDDQMIAYRKLVSMKSDGSENDIETDIERSLKQLQQVNSQMQTWVSSGGSEVLSHTLTRHMEILQDLTQEFYRLRSSLRVKQQHASLLDLRDFDRAKFDVEESGDSEQALLREQAAISRNSGQVDTVISQAQATLGALMSQRSTFGGITTKISNVSSRIPTINHILASIRRKKSMDTVILSLVASVCAFLMFIYWLSK; the protein is encoded by the exons ATGGAGGCGTCGTCCTGGGACGCCCTTCGCAAGCAG GCGAGGAGGTTGGAAGCTCAGTTAGACGACCAAATGATTGCATACCGTAAATTGGTTTCTATGAAATCGGATGGTTCAGAGAATGATATCGAGACTGATATAGAAAGATCACTAAAGCAACTTCAGCAAGTTAATTCTCAAATGCAAACCTGGGTATCATCAGGAGGCTCGGAAGTTCTATCTCATACATTGACCCGTCATATGGAGATTTTGCAAGACCTGACGCAG GAATTCTATCGGCTTCGATCTAGTCTCAGAGTGAAGCAACAGCATGCTTCCCTCCTTGACTTGAGAGACTTTGACAGAGCAAAGTTCGACGTGGAAGAGTCTGGAGACTCAGAACAAGCTCTTCTTAGAGAACAAGCTGCAATCAGCAGGAATTCCGGACAG GTGGATACTGTGATATCACAGGCTCAAGCAACACTGGGCGCTCTCATGTCTCAACGTTCAACTTTTGGTGGCATTACTACCAAAATAAGCAACGTTAGCAGCCGGATCCCCACG ATTAATCACATCCTCGCGTCGATCAGAAGAAAGAAATCGATGGACACGGTAATTCTCTCGCTCGTGGCGTCCGTCTGCGCGTTTCTTATGTTCATCTACTGGTTGTCAAAGTAG
- the LOC123493872 gene encoding uncharacterized protein: protein MASGSASPASVSSRLQPIVSSLGLSASSGSGELSIGAGGAPAGANPGPAAGFAVPWRKPGSSRKALWRKRKAFRKQQAAAGGARPRSSRSPASSPERREIPADLFGLCFNCFREGHRREDCWFPPLCIQCGLEGHISTDCKRPRSPRSEEDLRRDAVAKVARASQPSMQAGPANRLSLATRQATPLERPSPVPADIAPVGSGQASAAAAATGSICVLRRTQETEDLEQRLRLAVVAYVGGTRPAVSCQEATEALSEELRIPRHRFSVHKYHPEDFLVVFAAPELRNRALAAGTVEHGFFKLFVKPWLKL from the coding sequence ATGGCCTCCGGCTCCGCTAGCCCGGCCTCGGTCTCATCCAGACTCCAGCCCATCGTCTCCAGCCTGGGGTTGTCTGCGTCGTCCGGATCGGGGGAGCTCTCGATTGGGGCTGGAGGCGCGCCAGCTGGGGCCAACCCTGGGCCTGCCGCGGGCTTCGCCGTGCCGTGGCGCAAACCTGGGTCGTCGCGCAAGGCGCTGTGGCGCAAAAGAAAGGCTTTTCGTAAGCagcaggcggcggcgggtggaGCTCGGCCACGTTCGTCGCGTTCCCCGGCTTCGTCGCCGGAGCGAAGGGAGATCCCGGCGGACCTGTTCGGTCTCTGCTTCAACTGCTTTCGCGAGGGCCATCGTCGGGAAGATTGCTGGTTCCCTCCGCTCTGCATCCAGTGTGGCCTGGAGGGTCACATATCCACGGACTGCAAGCGGCCTCGGAGCCCCAGGTCAGAGGAGGATCTCCGACGTGATGCGGTGGCTAAGGTAGCGCGAGCGTCGCAGCCGTCGATGCAGGCCGGACCTGCGAACAGGCTGTCACTGGCGACTAGGCAGGCCACTCCCTTGGAGAGGCCCTCGCCAGTCCCGGCTGACATCGCACCTGTGGGGTCTGGGCAGGCTTCGGCTGCCGCTGCTGCTACCGGGAGTATCTGCGTGCTTCGCCGGACGCAGGAGACGGAGGATCTCGAGCAACGTCTGAGGTTGGCGGTGGTTGCCTATGTGGGAGGAACACGGCCTGCGGTGTCTTGCCAGGAGGCGACGGAGGCCTTGTCGGAGGAGTTGCGCATACCCCGCCATCGTTTCTCCGTTCACAAATACCACCCTGAGGATTTCTTGGTTGTTTTTGCGGCGCCGGAGTTGCGCAACAGAGCTTTGGCGGCGGGCACCGTCGAGCACGGGTTCTTCAAGCTGTTCGTCAAACCGTGGCTCAagctgtag